The Papaver somniferum cultivar HN1 chromosome 6, ASM357369v1, whole genome shotgun sequence genome segment AGACATAGTCGTAGAGAAAGAGAGCTCACTGAGACTGTTTCTTGGCAACATATATAATCCTCTTTTCCGGTGGTCTCTGGGTCTGTGGTATTTCCTTGAGCTTTTTTTTAATTCCGGTGGTTAGTTTTTTTGGCTGCACTTTGGTTTACTTCTGGTTTATTACAGGGGGATAAGAGACTCAGAGGGAGACATGACCTATTCTTCATCCCAACTAATGCTAAaccatggtttattagagggtcatcatcataatcatcatcaagaGATTAATATTCCATTAAACGATCATATGGGTTTGTTTACACAAAATAACTCCAATTTCCCTCTACCCAATAACTGGACTTTCCCTCCATACGGTTATCATGATAATCCAGTCTTTCATCATTCAACAACTTCGAAAATCCGAAGAGATGCTGTTTCTTCTCATCattttggtggtggtgatgacgATGGATTTGACAACCATGATCAGCAACCTCCTTCATCAGTACAAAGATTTTCATCGTCAACTAATCTTTGGTAAATCTCGATCTCTTACTGTTTATATATGCAGGTTCTTTAATTTACTACTCATGTAtatatttatatggtttctttaTCTCTCTGACACACAGACACATGCTTATTAAGTGTTTAAATTCTTAACCTTAAATGTTGATTTTCATTAGGCCATGGGGAGATGTTGATAATGATGTATGTTTGGGGAGTATCAATGTTAAGCAACAGAAATGCTTTGGAGAGAATAATAATAACCATCATGAACTAGGGATTTCCgccatgaagatgatgaagaaagtgaagggcAGAAGGAAGATAAGAGAACCTAGATTTTGTTTCAAGACCAAGAGTGAAGTTGATGTCTTGGATGATGGCTATAAATGGAGAAAGTATGGTCAGAAAGTTGTCAAAGACACACAACATCCAAGGTATCTATATCTATATCCATTTCCATACATATTTCAGCACTATCAACATATGCATTTTTACCTTATAATTAGCTAGTTTTAATGTACTCACTCACGCCATGTATGATTTATAATTCATGGGTAAGGCTAAGTGAATTCTCTTTGAGGGCTCTCTGATCATCTTTCGTCTTTCTGGACTTCCATATGGGACTTTAGACACGTAGGTGATTATATGGCAATGTACGTCTGAAGCGGTTCGCAGGCGGTTCCTATAAAACCTTCCATAATTGATCAGTATATCTCACTTTGTTAATTTGTCATTTTAAATACTGCTTTAATGATCATCTAATCTAGCCAGCTAGTATAATTATCTTATTATCTTAGTTTGTTTACTTTAATGGCAATCAAATCTAGTAGCTAGCAGTAGTAGTACAAAAGAACGTTTAAAAAAAAAGATCCTCCCAATCTAAGACAACAAGAGTATAATTTAGTAATGATTTCCATCTCCAAATTGAAACAAACTAAAGGTGTCTAGCTAATCAAAAACTGTGTAGCTAATAATGaaggttcttttctttttcaaaaatgcAAACAATGAGTAATTTGAAAAAGCTTATCAGATTATGTTTCTCCGTTTGATGTATTTTTCATCAATTCACTATAAGCTACTTATTACGCATTCAAACAATTTATCGAGCAGTCTATAGTAGAACAACTAACAGCATAAACCATCTTTAGTGTGGCCCTATATGCAAAAATTTTGAAATTACAGTTTACATTTCATGCATGATCTTGTGTAACTTGAAAGGATATAGGATCAATGTAGTTCAAGTATTTCAGGTAAAATAATGATATGTATTTTGCTGGTTTTTATAGGAGCTATTACCGTTGCACAGTTGACACTTGCCGGGTGAAAAAGAGGGTGGAACGGTTAGCAGAAGACCCACGAATGGTTATTACTACATATGAAGGAAGACATGGACATACCCCATCTCAAGATCAAGAAAACTCTCAAGCTCAACTCCAAACTAACAATTTCTTCTGGTAGTATGTATCTATACTAAATAGATGGCTAGCTGGTACAACTAATATGTTAATATGTTGAATTGGCTATATCTAGGCCTCTAAGTCTTCGGGTTCTGTCGATGTCATTGCTGATCTAATCGATGGTGTAGTAGCAATAAGAATATATCCAGAAAAATAAAATGTTTGTATGTCCTCGGCTAAGGTGAGTGTATATATGTTTGAGGATTTTGTGGTAATtaatgtttgattttgatttttgattttggtttttgttttacgCTTCTAATTCATTGCTCCACAACATCTTTAGAGCCTGTCGCCATTGGCAAGGTGAGTCTCGCCCAGGGTCCAAAGTTTTGCAGGTCCAAAATGCTTAAAGTACGTATCATTTTGATTTCTTAAAAATGATCTAATGACATCTGAATGTTGGTGAAATGCTTTAAGATTTTTGTGAAAGAGAGTAGTACAGAATGAGATCCCAGAAGAGTATGAAAATAATGTGTCGACTCACTGATTGTGGCCGGTTTTACATATCTGTGTGAGTCGTACTAACACATGAACTCAATTTACCTAACTTAGATATTCTtgtttcaccaccaccaccaccaaacccTCACCGCCATCACCTAAGAGGTTCtcaagaaacaaaaaaagaaagaaataactTTGAAGTTTCCGACCCCTGAAAAGTTGCTCTTCCGGTTCGGTTTGTGACTCAAAACCAATAACCTTAACGGGCTTCAGTTTTTGCTATTGTGGTATGGCCAGAAAAACTTCATGGACAACcaaaagaatgatttttcaggGACCATGGTTTCTTCGAGGGACCATcgttttattaggccaccctccctatagttataaggggtgtcctaaagcgttgaaatggctaacctatccttaacctaatttaatttaaaaccaacctaataaccacctatatatagaTAACCACcatctcctcccaccaccaccgcccaccaccgccgattaccaccaccaccaaccaccgattaccaccaccacctcctctcaccaccaccacctccgattatcaccaccactaaccaccgattaccaccaccaccaaccaccaccacctctatatatatagcttaatttaaaacattaacaaagatattctcacaaacccatcacTTGTCAttcttttttggttgaataaatgagaagtaatcatcaaaatgagttgaaaatggaagttgcagagaggtttaattgagttcttttttttcagagaaaagttcggttacgtcgcaaaacgttctgtttcgtcgcaaaaagttcggttatcacgagtTATTTTTTTCATAactgaactcagagttcggttgagtcgcaaaaaatactttaactgaactccttgtattagaacaacacaagtccataagttcggttccttcgcaaaataaggatatcactgaactttagtttacgaaaataatgaaaaatccaaaagttcggttcgttcgcaaaaatattaagttttctttgtaaccgaactctacctttgaaacttcgtaaccgaactctacctaattcgccaagaaataaatttcgtagtaaccgaatgtttgcctaattgcatatatgcatatataagcccagttcggttgattcgtaaaatatgttgaagtttgtgaaccaaccaaacttctaatactaggttacttttaacctgcagttcgtttgggaacttggttgcgttgaagtttgcgaactaaccgaacatacctatgtaaatcttattactaaagttcggctacctgcgtgtttgaagaaagaaaccgaactctgtgttcggttatatgttcttgacatttattaaccgaactccgtGTTCGGTTACCCGTTCTTTACACTTGGTAAACGAACTACCTAAACCTAGCaggaattttttataaaaatttacaattttatgaatatttggaccaattcaaccaccattaTCTAAGTTCGAAGCATaattgggtacccaaatactcttcctccggttgtggttggtaaaatccatcattttcatcttgagattgagtttgtgaaagaatacattcaccatctaagaaataactcatatctagatcattgtgaagattaacaaatactctaggagaggatggagatgaagaatcagatgagctatcatcacttgaatactcaagcttagtgaattggaaaaaaaaattattttccatgattttcttcttcatcttctctaattttactctctcaataattctacttctttagcttaatcatttcactaataatttcactaatcattacccaaaattaatcaggagggtagtttaggtattaatataaatatctagataagggatgacctatatttacttctaaatgtcttactaaaaatagaaccatggtccccaaaaaatcattcCAACCAAAACTTCTACCAAGTATAACGACCCAGACATAGGTTATGACCTGTATTGAAGAAATGCTTAATCATTTGTGAAAACTATTGTGAGACCCATTTTGTCAGATTTCTCCACTATGAAACCCACGGGCGTAAAACTTGACGCGTACACCCaatttttgggaaaaaaattaCTCCAACACCCATAGTTTCTGAAATTTTCTTCTCATGTATTTATTTGTCTGAAAATTGAGAAAGAGATGCACTGAGATGGCGGCCATGGAATTCAGAGAAGAGAGATCAGCAGAGAGTGGAATTGATGATTTGAGATGGAAGAAATCGAGTTGGAACTGGAAGATGGAGATGTTGTTAATATTTGTGATGAATCTCCTCTCTGTTGCTGCATCTAGGGTTTGAGACGGATGCTGCTGGAAAATGGGTTTTGGTGATTTATGTGAAGGATTGTTGAACGATTCTGCAATGGAAGAGGGTGAATGAATGGGTTCGTGTAATTGAAATTGTGATGGGTCTGTGCTGAATTTTGGTTTCAATCAAAGTAGaaggaatttgagaagaagggttcAATTCAGAAGGAAGGATTAATGGTGGTTGCAGCTAGGACTTGAGTCTGCTTTCCAGAACTTGAATTAGACAGAGTTGTGTGGTGATAGTGAATCTGGTGGCTGAGAACAGATCGAGAAGAAGTCTGGGGATGATTCATGAAGCTGTAGCTATTGAACTGAACATGGTTAGATTAAACTAAGAGAGATGACGTTGCTGGTATTGGGATGAAAAGTTATGGGTTCTGCTAGTGGTATCATGAAGCGTGAAAACATTGGGACTGAAATACGTTGTCTGCTGTAGATGTTAAGAGTTAGAAGAACAAGAAAGATAATGGTTCTTAATGGCTTGTGTGAAGTGGATGAATGCTTAAATGAGGTGTTGATGGTTTGTGTGGGTGTTGAACAGCTACAGTTACAAAGATGGAAGATTGCAAGATTCAAGAAGTTGAAGAATGGTGTTGGTAATGCTGAAATGGGTTTTTATGGAATGAAGAGAATGTATTGAGGTGTTATGTGCAGAGTAGTGTTGCTGCTGAGACTACAGGAAAGCTTGAATGGATAAGATACAGATGGTACTAGTAATAGCATTGTAGGTGGTGGTTAGAAGTGCAGGAACTGAGCCAAGGAGCAGCTGCAGTTGAGTGCCTGAGATAGAAATGGTATTTGCGTGTTTGGCTGTGAATGTCTACTCTGCAGGGGTAGAAGTTCATAGAAAGAGAGAATGGGAGTTGCAGTAGGCTGTGATAGTTTTGATGGTAGTATTTCAAAGACAAAGATGTCAAGTATTTGAAATGAAAGGTAGCTTTGGCCAGGTTGATGTTGTGTTGAGGTTACAGGGTCATGGTTGGAGTTCGTTGGTGGTGATGCAGTGTGCAACTGGTGTTGGTTGGATGTATTGTGTGCAATATTGTGAAAATGGAGctgtgaatagtgatgcataacaagttatgcatctacaaaatttg includes the following:
- the LOC113287087 gene encoding probable WRKY transcription factor 12, whose protein sequence is MTYSSSQLMLNHGLLEGHHHNHHQEINIPLNDHMGLFTQNNSNFPLPNNWTFPPYGYHDNPVFHHSTTSKIRRDAVSSHHFGGGDDDGFDNHDQQPPSSVQRFSSSTNLWPWGDVDNDVCLGSINVKQQKCFGENNNNHHELGISAMKMMKKVKGRRKIREPRFCFKTKSEVDVLDDGYKWRKYGQKVVKDTQHPRSYYRCTVDTCRVKKRVERLAEDPRMVITTYEGRHGHTPSQDQENSQAQLQTNNFFW